The genomic interval GCGAGCCACGCATCGCGAGTGCCGTCGCGGCGGCGGGATCGGGAAGCGGGCTTGCGCGCCCGAAATCGGGATCGCCGACCGCCAGCAGCCCGGCGCCCATCGGCCACGCATGCGCGATCAGCTCACGCTCGGCGCCCGGCGTGTCGATCACGGGTCCGATCTCGACCAGATAGCGATTGCCGGCTTCAGGCAAGGCGCTCCACGGCAGATCGGCCAGGTCGCCATCGGCCACCACGAGGATCGAATACGCGTCACCGAATGCAGGCGCGAGTCGATCCCAGGTGCGCTCGCGCACCGCCTCTCCGAGACGACGGCAGGCGCGTTCGGCTTCGCGTTCGTGTCCGGCCGGCGGCGGCGACGCGAGTGCCGCCCGCCACGCTTCGAGCCGAGGTCTGAGTTCGCGCCTCAGCCCCAGGTCGAGCAGTCGCGACGGACTCGATGCGCCTGTCGCGACGAACGCGACCACCCGTGCCGTGTCGGTTTCCGGCGCGAGTTCGACGATCGAAACCAGCGCCGCCCCGGGAGCGAGTGCGGCGCGAATGCGCGCCAGCGAGACCTGGGCGGTATCGCGCTGCAGGCCGCGGGCATCCGCGAGCGCCGCATAGCGCCGTTCCGCATCCTGCGCTTCGGTGCGAATGATGGCGAGCTTCGCGCTCGCCTCGGGGCTCGCGCCGCTCGCGAGTGCCGCGACCTCGAACTGTGCCTGATGGCGGCGCGCCGCTTCCCACTGTGCGTGCGAGGCGAGCAGCACCGGATCGGCATCGGCACCGCGCGGCGGACGGCGGGCGGCAATCTCGGAGCCGACCAGCCCGCGCCAGCGCACCAGCCGGTCCCACGCGGTCGCGACGCGCGAGGAGTCGCCGCTGCGCGCGAGCAGCGCGAGCTGATCGAACGGTTCGGCCAGACCGCCCGCGAGCTGCAGCGCCTGGCGATCGGCGAGCGCTCGTACGTTTCGGATCACCCGCGCGCGCTCCAGTTCTTCGGCGGCGAGCGCTTCGTCCCAGGCTTCCGGCCGTCCGAGCCACGCGAAGGCTCGACCCTTGAGTCGTCGATAGCTGGCGAAATTGGTGCTCGGGCGTTCCGCCTCGGATGTGAACAGCGAGTCCATGCGGGCGACCACGTCCGCCGTGCAGTTTCGATCGCCCTGCGCCATTGCGATCTCGAGCCGTGACTCGAGCGCGTGCATCGAGAGCCAGATCGGCGCCGGCTCGGCGCGCAGCTTGTGCATCAACGAATCCGAAACGAGGCGGGCGTTCGGAAGATCCCCCTCGCGGGCGAGCAGCGCGGCGTAGAAGCGATCCACGAAGACTTCCATCCGGGTCGGGTCCGGTGCGCGGTCCGCGTACATCGGTCGCACCCGCGACAGATAGCCGCGCGCGGCAACCAGGTCGCCGCTCATCAGGGTCGAAGCCCCGAGCATCACGAGGATCTGGCGAGTGCGAGTGTGCGTGGGGCCGAAGGCCGCATCGGCGACGGACAATAGGGGCTCGAGTTTCGCGGTGACGCTGCGAAAGTCGCCGAAGTCGAAGAAGCGCATGGCGAGATTGAATCGTTGCGGGATCAGTCGCGCGCTGTTCGGGTTGTCGAGTTTCGACTGGATGGCGATGGTGCGTTCGAGGGTTTCGATCGAGCCTGCGATGTCACCGACCTGATACTGGAGATTCGCGAGCTGGCCGAGTGGCTGCACCAGTTCGGAACTGGTCGGGTCGCGCGCCTCCACGATCATCTCGATCGCGGTCTCAAACGAACTGCGCGCTTCTTCGTAGCGACCGCCGAACAACTGATTTGCCCCGACCTCACTCAGCACCTGGGCGACCTGCGGGTGTCGCGGGCCGAACCGCCGCTCGCGCAACACCCGCGAACGGCCGAGCGCCGCCAGCGCCGAATCGGACTCGAGTTTGCGTCGATGGACCCTGCCGGTCATGAACCACGCGTCGGCCGCGAACGAATCGGAGGCGGCGAGGGTCGGCGAACACAGGCGACGGGCGGCAGCGAATGCGGCAAGTGCGGAGTCGGGCAAGTCCTGCTCCATCCGGACGCGCCCCAGCAGATTGCAGGCCGCGACCCAGCGCGCGGTATCGGGCGTGAAGAGCCGCCGCCGAATCGCGAGGCTGCGCTCGAGAAGTGCGGCCCCGACGCCATCGCGCAATCGTGCCTGTCCCAGCAGCGCGCCGGCGCGCAGGTCGAGTGCCCGGGACATCGCCACCGAGTCGGGCGGTATCAGGCGCGAAGCGCGTTCGAACACGCGCGTCGCGAGGCTGTCCGAGAGCGCCCACTTGCGATCGAGCTGCTGGTGGTCGATTTCGTCGAGCGCCACAGTCAGCGAATCGCTCACGGCCGCACCGGCCGCGGGCAGGGCGGCGAGGCACCACAGCAGCCATGGCACGACGGCAAGCGAGCGGCGGGCGATCGACATCGCGCACTCCGGGGCGGGGGTTCGGGAACGGCCGTGCCGGGAAGCTAGCACGCCGAAGCCACGCCGGGTCGAGCGCGGGAAGTGCCCGCTGCGCTCAGTCCATCAGCACGATGTGAGTGCTTTGTTCGACGCCACCCGACCGCAGCCGCGCCAGGTAAACGCCGGCCGACAACCGCTGTCCCGAGTCGCTGCGGCGCGACCACCTCACCTCGTGTGCGCCACCCGCCAGGTGCCCCTTCACGAGCCGCGCGACACGGCGTCCCGCGACGTCGAAGATCGCGAGTTCGACGTCGCTCGCCGCAGGAAGACGGAATCGAAGTACGCCGCCTTCGCGTGAGGGATTCGGGGCACTCGCGATCGCGAGTTCGCCGCCGCGCGCCTGCGGAGCCTCGAGCAGCTGCGGGAACCAGCCGATGTCGCCGAACAACTGATAGGCGAGATCGACGTCGGAGGTGAGGTCTGCGTTGATGTTCGGCTCCATCAGCAAGTTCGGCGTCGCGGTCACGTCCCAGTGCGAAACGCTGGAGCCCGACT from Candidatus Eisenbacteria bacterium carries:
- a CDS encoding CHAT domain-containing protein — protein: MSIARRSLAVVPWLLWCLAALPAAGAAVSDSLTVALDEIDHQQLDRKWALSDSLATRVFERASRLIPPDSVAMSRALDLRAGALLGQARLRDGVGAALLERSLAIRRRLFTPDTARWVAACNLLGRVRMEQDLPDSALAAFAAARRLCSPTLAASDSFAADAWFMTGRVHRRKLESDSALAALGRSRVLRERRFGPRHPQVAQVLSEVGANQLFGGRYEEARSSFETAIEMIVEARDPTSSELVQPLGQLANLQYQVGDIAGSIETLERTIAIQSKLDNPNSARLIPQRFNLAMRFFDFGDFRSVTAKLEPLLSVADAAFGPTHTRTRQILVMLGASTLMSGDLVAARGYLSRVRPMYADRAPDPTRMEVFVDRFYAALLAREGDLPNARLVSDSLMHKLRAEPAPIWLSMHALESRLEIAMAQGDRNCTADVVARMDSLFTSEAERPSTNFASYRRLKGRAFAWLGRPEAWDEALAAEELERARVIRNVRALADRQALQLAGGLAEPFDQLALLARSGDSSRVATAWDRLVRWRGLVGSEIAARRPPRGADADPVLLASHAQWEAARRHQAQFEVAALASGASPEASAKLAIIRTEAQDAERRYAALADARGLQRDTAQVSLARIRAALAPGAALVSIVELAPETDTARVVAFVATGASSPSRLLDLGLRRELRPRLEAWRAALASPPPAGHEREAERACRRLGEAVRERTWDRLAPAFGDAYSILVVADGDLADLPWSALPEAGNRYLVEIGPVIDTPGAERELIAHAWPMGAGLLAVGDPDFGRASPLPDPAAATALAMRGSLGKCLAASSLELQPLPGARREVEDVSAAWLASHPADAPMSSYGASASERAIKAAAPGRRVLHFATHGVVWGDSCSVLRAGMRGVGGVT